From Thermogladius calderae 1633, a single genomic window includes:
- a CDS encoding type II secretion system F family protein: MGFLDKVYKWFEPLGLKILDVYPSISTSIRRSDLHIHPPVYASLIVFSLAISTGVAVALLALAVVLRFVILGVVVVVLPALVFLIFVAYPSLRVSNKASAIDTEFPYTMSYLSVLVQSGMSPYVAFERVARSGKIMPHSAEIGQRFTLLVRVLGKDPLTAFSLLGERSPSPIVRDVLAGYVTTVRAGGDVIDYLNKKARALFNDLLVRIKITADRLGGLLESYLAVVLLTLLTMTVMYFVTQSFAGVLPFGLTGGGMFMLLYILLPLLSFAVIYFADLLQFKEPWMDWRPYIVALGLTMPLTALFLFFGWVLYTSIPPYHPLKYNPVLSGMYHMLVWPAELYHLPSYTYGSVALGMALIYATIPAVAYYEYVSREYKIINGITRFIRDLVEVRKTGLSPERSILELSRRNYGVFTSYLRKIALELELGIPLGRIIDELLRKIRVWRAKILLYMLTDSIEVGGGTIEVLESLAGFAESVEAMDLEKKRSLRTLMIVPYMGAILSSMTVVLMASFMGQLPVSVGAYQAAASQVLPSIVLNSYIMGLVAGKVANESTASGFKHALILTIASVAFFVLTPMFGGGLVGMAGG, encoded by the coding sequence ATGGGTTTTCTCGACAAGGTGTACAAGTGGTTTGAGCCCCTAGGTCTGAAGATACTCGACGTTTACCCGTCTATCAGCACCTCTATCAGGAGGTCAGACCTCCACATCCACCCTCCCGTCTACGCTTCCCTGATCGTCTTCTCCCTGGCAATCTCCACGGGGGTCGCAGTAGCCCTCCTCGCATTAGCCGTCGTCTTGAGGTTCGTGATCTTGGGAGTCGTAGTGGTCGTCTTACCCGCCCTCGTCTTCCTAATCTTCGTGGCCTACCCGAGCCTGCGCGTCTCGAACAAGGCCTCGGCTATCGACACCGAGTTCCCTTACACTATGAGCTACTTGAGCGTCCTAGTCCAGAGCGGTATGAGCCCGTACGTAGCGTTCGAGAGGGTGGCGAGGAGCGGCAAGATAATGCCCCACAGCGCTGAGATAGGGCAGAGGTTCACGCTACTTGTAAGAGTCCTCGGCAAAGACCCCCTGACGGCTTTCAGCTTACTAGGCGAGAGGTCTCCCAGCCCTATCGTGAGAGACGTGCTGGCAGGCTACGTCACAACGGTGAGGGCCGGCGGCGACGTGATCGACTACTTGAACAAAAAGGCTAGAGCCCTATTCAACGACCTCCTCGTTAGAATCAAGATAACAGCCGACAGGCTGGGAGGCCTCCTCGAGTCCTACCTCGCTGTAGTCCTCTTGACGCTCCTCACAATGACGGTCATGTACTTCGTCACACAGAGTTTCGCCGGCGTCCTCCCCTTCGGTTTGACTGGTGGAGGTATGTTCATGCTCTTGTACATACTCCTACCCCTCTTGTCCTTTGCCGTCATCTACTTCGCCGACCTCCTCCAGTTCAAGGAGCCCTGGATGGACTGGAGACCCTACATAGTCGCGCTAGGCCTCACAATGCCCTTAACAGCGCTGTTCCTGTTCTTCGGCTGGGTCCTATACACTAGTATACCCCCCTACCACCCCCTCAAGTACAACCCTGTCCTTAGCGGGATGTACCACATGTTGGTCTGGCCGGCGGAGCTCTACCACTTACCGAGCTACACCTACGGCAGCGTAGCTCTGGGTATGGCTCTGATATATGCCACCATCCCAGCGGTCGCCTACTACGAGTACGTCTCGAGAGAGTACAAGATCATAAACGGCATCACGAGGTTCATAAGAGACCTGGTCGAGGTCAGGAAGACTGGCCTCTCCCCCGAGAGGAGTATTCTCGAGCTGAGTAGGAGGAACTACGGTGTGTTCACTAGCTACCTGAGGAAGATAGCTCTCGAGCTAGAGCTGGGTATACCATTGGGGAGGATCATAGACGAGCTCCTCAGGAAGATAAGGGTGTGGAGGGCCAAGATCCTCCTGTACATGCTCACAGACAGCATCGAGGTAGGCGGCGGCACCATCGAGGTACTCGAGTCTCTCGCCGGGTTCGCAGAGAGCGTTGAGGCAATGGACTTGGAGAAGAAGCGTAGCTTGAGGACGCTGATGATAGTACCTTACATGGGCGCCATACTCTCGTCCATGACCGTCGTACTGATGGCGAGCTTCATGGGGCAACTCCCAGTAAGCGTCGGTGCCTACCAGGCCGCTGCTAGCCAGGTACTCCCCAGTATAGTACTGAACAGCTACATAATGGGGCTTGTCGCGGGTAAAGTGGCAAACGAGTCAACGGCCTCCGGCTTCAAGCACGCGCTTATCTTAACAATAGCTTCGGTCGCGTTCTTCGTCCTCACGCCGATGTTCGGGGGCGGGCTAGTGGGAATGGCTGGTGGTTGA